The following coding sequences are from one Roseburia hominis A2-183 window:
- the asd gene encoding aspartate-semialdehyde dehydrogenase produces MSEKLRVGILGGTGMVGQRFISLLENHPWFEVTTIAASPRSAGKTYEEAVGDRWKMDTPMPEAVKKIVVMNVNEVEKVAAEVDFVFSAVDMTKEEIKKIEEEYAKTETPVVSNNSAHRWTPDVPMVVPEVNPEHMEVIKYQKERLGTKRGFVAVKPNCSIQSYAPVLTAWKEFEPYEVVATTYQAISGAGKTFKDWPEMVGNIIPYIGGEEEKSEKEPLRIWGHVDPEKKAIVPAKSPVITCQCIRVPVLNGHTAAVFVKFKKNPTKEQLIEALRNFSGVPQELKLPSAPEHFIQYLEEDNRPQIALDVNYENGMGISVGRLREDTVYDWKFVGLSHNTVRGAAGGAVLCAELLKAQGYITAK; encoded by the coding sequence ATGAGTGAAAAGTTGAGAGTTGGTATTCTGGGTGGTACAGGTATGGTTGGTCAGAGATTTATTTCTCTGCTGGAGAATCATCCGTGGTTTGAAGTGACAACGATCGCAGCGAGCCCGAGAAGTGCCGGTAAGACTTATGAGGAGGCAGTCGGAGACCGCTGGAAGATGGACACACCGATGCCGGAAGCAGTGAAAAAGATTGTCGTTATGAATGTCAACGAAGTGGAGAAGGTTGCGGCAGAGGTCGATTTCGTATTTTCCGCAGTGGACATGACAAAGGAAGAGATTAAGAAGATTGAGGAGGAGTATGCGAAGACAGAAACTCCGGTCGTTTCCAATAACAGCGCGCACCGCTGGACACCGGATGTGCCGATGGTGGTTCCGGAGGTCAACCCGGAGCATATGGAGGTCATCAAATACCAGAAGGAGCGTCTTGGCACAAAGCGCGGTTTCGTGGCTGTAAAGCCGAACTGCTCCATTCAGTCTTACGCGCCGGTGCTTACGGCGTGGAAGGAATTTGAGCCGTATGAGGTGGTGGCAACAACCTATCAGGCCATTTCCGGAGCCGGCAAGACCTTTAAGGACTGGCCGGAGATGGTTGGCAATATCATTCCGTATATCGGCGGTGAGGAGGAGAAGTCGGAGAAGGAGCCGCTTCGTATCTGGGGACATGTGGACCCGGAGAAGAAAGCGATCGTTCCGGCCAAATCCCCGGTCATCACCTGCCAGTGCATCCGTGTGCCGGTGTTAAACGGTCACACTGCGGCGGTGTTCGTAAAGTTTAAGAAGAACCCGACAAAAGAGCAGCTGATCGAGGCACTTCGCAATTTCAGCGGTGTTCCGCAGGAGTTAAAGCTTCCGAGCGCACCGGAGCATTTTATCCAGTATCTCGAGGAAGATAACCGCCCGCAGATCGCTCTGGATGTCAACTATGAGAACGGTATGGGTATCTCGGTAGGACGTCTGAGAGAGGACACGGTCTATGACTGGAAGTTCGTGGGACTGTCCCACAATACCGTGCGCGGCGCCGCAGGCGGTGCAGTGCTCTGCGCAGAGCTTTTGAAAGCACAGGGATACATCACAGCGAAATAA
- the argH gene encoding argininosuccinate lyase, producing MAQLWGGRFTKQTDKLVYNFNASISFDQKFYKQDIEGSIAHVRMLGKQGILTEEEMQAIVACLKEILADVEAGRLVITDEYEDIHSFVEANLIDRLGDTGKKLHTGRSRNDQVALDMRLYTREELLHVDALLKELLGTILHIMEQNTETIMPGFTHLQKAQPITLAHHMGAYFEMFKRDRLRLHDIYERMNYCPLGSGALAGTTYPLDRAYTAELLGFYGPTLNSMDGVSDRDYLIEFLSACATIMMHLSRFSEEVIIWNSNEYQFVEIDDAYSTGSSIMPQKKNPDIAELVRGKTGRVYGALMSLLTTMKGIPLAYNKDMQEDKELSFDAMDTVKGCIALFNGMLATMKFNRERMRASANGGFTNATDAADYLVNHGVPFRDAHGIVGQIVLYCIEKGIAIDDMSLEELKAISPVFEDDVYEAISMETCVNKRLTVGAPGKEAMEQVIAAEKKYLEEEWKPLETSIQ from the coding sequence ATGGCTCAGTTATGGGGAGGACGTTTTACCAAACAGACCGACAAGCTGGTCTATAATTTTAATGCGTCTATTTCGTTTGACCAGAAATTCTATAAACAGGACATTGAGGGAAGTATTGCACATGTGCGGATGCTCGGGAAACAGGGAATCTTAACCGAGGAGGAGATGCAGGCGATCGTCGCATGCTTAAAGGAAATCCTTGCGGATGTGGAAGCCGGACGTCTTGTTATAACGGATGAATATGAGGATATTCACAGCTTTGTGGAGGCGAATCTGATCGACCGTCTGGGAGACACCGGAAAGAAGCTGCATACCGGGCGCAGCCGCAACGACCAGGTGGCGCTCGATATGCGTCTCTACACCAGAGAAGAGCTGCTCCATGTGGATGCGCTCTTAAAGGAACTGCTCGGCACGATATTGCATATCATGGAGCAGAATACGGAGACGATCATGCCGGGTTTCACACACCTGCAGAAAGCTCAGCCGATCACGCTCGCGCATCACATGGGGGCCTATTTTGAGATGTTTAAGAGAGACCGCCTGCGCCTGCATGACATCTACGAGCGGATGAATTACTGTCCGCTTGGTTCCGGAGCGCTCGCAGGCACCACCTATCCGCTTGACCGTGCATACACGGCAGAACTGCTCGGTTTTTACGGACCGACTTTAAACAGCATGGACGGCGTGTCTGACCGCGATTATCTGATCGAATTTTTGTCTGCCTGCGCCACGATCATGATGCATCTGTCACGCTTTTCGGAGGAGGTCATTATCTGGAATTCCAACGAGTACCAGTTTGTGGAGATTGATGATGCGTACAGTACCGGAAGCAGCATCATGCCGCAGAAAAAGAACCCGGACATCGCAGAATTAGTCAGAGGAAAGACCGGACGCGTCTACGGCGCGCTGATGTCGCTTCTCACGACGATGAAGGGAATTCCGCTTGCGTACAATAAGGACATGCAGGAGGACAAGGAGCTTTCCTTTGACGCGATGGACACGGTCAAAGGCTGTATCGCGCTGTTTAACGGCATGCTCGCCACGATGAAGTTCAACAGGGAGCGCATGCGTGCTTCGGCGAACGGAGGCTTTACCAACGCGACGGATGCCGCCGACTATCTGGTGAACCACGGGGTGCCGTTCCGCGATGCACATGGAATTGTGGGACAGATCGTGCTTTACTGCATCGAAAAGGGAATTGCGATCGATGATATGAGCCTGGAGGAGTTAAAGGCAATCAGTCCGGTGTTTGAGGATGATGTCTATGAGGCGATCTCCATGGAAACCTGCGTGAACAAGCGTCTGACGGTGGGAGCACCGGGAAAAGAGGCGATGGAACAGGTGATCGCAGCGGAGAAGAAGTACCTGGAGGAAGAGTGGAAGCCTCTTGAAACTTCAATACAGTAA
- a CDS encoding epoxyqueuosine reductase QueH yields MRAQKNYQKMLEATIAGLKEQNRVPTLLLHSCCAPCSSYCLEYLSQYFHITVDYYNPNIYPEEEYHMRVQEQQRLIRELPAKYPIAFREGAYDKERFYEMARGMEEEKEGGERCFRCYELRLREAAETAKSLGMDYFTTTLSISPLKNAEKLNEIGDALAEEYGVAYLNSDFKKKNGYKRSVELSEQYGMYRQYYCGCVFSKRERDAQIAAKAAAQGI; encoded by the coding sequence ATGAGAGCACAGAAGAATTATCAGAAAATGCTGGAGGCGACGATCGCTGGATTAAAGGAGCAGAACCGTGTGCCAACGCTGCTGCTGCACAGCTGCTGCGCGCCGTGCAGCTCGTACTGCCTCGAGTATCTGTCGCAGTATTTTCATATCACCGTGGATTATTACAACCCCAATATTTATCCGGAAGAAGAGTATCATATGCGGGTGCAGGAGCAGCAGCGGCTGATTCGGGAGCTTCCGGCAAAATATCCGATCGCATTCCGGGAGGGCGCCTATGATAAGGAGCGTTTTTATGAGATGGCGCGCGGAATGGAGGAGGAAAAGGAGGGCGGCGAACGCTGCTTCCGGTGCTATGAGCTGCGCTTGAGAGAGGCGGCGGAGACCGCAAAAAGCCTTGGCATGGATTACTTTACCACGACGCTGTCCATCAGTCCGCTCAAGAATGCGGAAAAATTAAATGAGATCGGGGATGCGCTGGCGGAGGAATACGGCGTGGCATATTTGAATTCTGACTTCAAAAAGAAAAATGGCTACAAGCGCTCGGTAGAGCTTTCCGAACAATACGGAATGTACCGGCAGTATTATTGCGGGTGCGTTTTTTCCAAGCGGGAGCGCGATGCCCAGATTGCTGCAAAAGCGGCGGCACAGGGAATTTGA
- a CDS encoding glycosyltransferase — protein sequence MMQERKQKGKILVFSSREICYLSSNFFANQIGAAFEELGYEVTVCELSKEDDLDAKLARYIGQPYRLILDFNSLLPRMVLDDGTPYVDRLAGPFFDYILDHPLFHYQGLSSGVKNLHAIVLDEAQQKYVEKYYEKVASVHMLPLGATRAVYEGTKEPECRILFPGTYDRPDAVYQIVENAPEPLGSMMKDLIERRLADPTLPMEEAFSQQLKEEKLELPAGQFALFMNSMYAVDAYVRDYFRKAVLDALLAEKLPVTVFGEGWEKYSCGDEHSLRREPAVPFALSFERIAKAHVLLNVSPIFNRGMHDRVPAGMANHAVVLTDENPYLRRTFTDGKELLFYSLEKPDTLCEQAERTLTDVRLREKIAASAYETFEREYTWKRRAEQILAFAEEVEA from the coding sequence ATGATGCAGGAAAGGAAGCAGAAGGGAAAAATTCTGGTATTCAGTTCCAGGGAAATCTGCTATCTGTCCAGCAACTTTTTCGCAAATCAGATCGGCGCGGCGTTTGAGGAACTGGGATATGAGGTGACGGTGTGCGAACTCTCAAAGGAGGATGATCTGGATGCGAAGCTTGCGCGCTATATCGGACAGCCGTACCGCCTGATTCTGGATTTTAATTCCCTTCTGCCGCGGATGGTGTTAGACGACGGCACTCCCTATGTGGACCGCCTAGCGGGACCGTTTTTTGACTATATTTTAGATCACCCGCTGTTTCACTATCAGGGACTTTCAAGCGGTGTGAAAAACCTGCATGCGATTGTCCTCGACGAGGCACAGCAGAAGTACGTAGAAAAATATTATGAAAAGGTGGCGAGCGTTCACATGCTGCCGCTCGGGGCGACAAGAGCAGTCTACGAGGGCACAAAAGAGCCGGAGTGCCGGATTTTATTTCCGGGAACGTATGACAGACCGGACGCGGTTTATCAGATTGTAGAGAATGCTCCCGAGCCGCTTGGGAGCATGATGAAAGATCTGATTGAGCGGAGGCTTGCCGATCCCACACTGCCGATGGAGGAAGCATTTTCACAGCAGCTTAAGGAGGAGAAACTGGAACTTCCTGCCGGACAGTTTGCGCTGTTTATGAACAGCATGTATGCGGTGGATGCCTATGTGCGTGATTATTTCCGCAAGGCGGTGTTGGACGCGCTGCTCGCGGAGAAACTGCCGGTTACCGTATTCGGGGAAGGCTGGGAAAAATATTCCTGCGGGGACGAGCACAGCCTGCGGCGCGAGCCGGCGGTGCCGTTTGCGCTCTCCTTTGAGCGGATTGCCAAAGCCCATGTGCTTTTAAATGTCTCACCGATTTTTAACCGGGGAATGCACGACCGGGTTCCTGCCGGAATGGCGAATCATGCGGTGGTGTTAACCGATGAAAATCCGTATTTAAGAAGAACGTTTACAGACGGGAAGGAGCTGCTTTTTTATTCGCTGGAAAAACCGGACACGCTGTGTGAGCAGGCGGAGAGAACACTTACGGATGTAAGACTTCGTGAGAAGATTGCGGCTTCTGCCTATGAGACCTTTGAGCGGGAATATACATGGAAGCGCCGTGCGGAGCAGATCCTCGCATTTGCAGAGGAGGTGGAAGCATGA
- a CDS encoding HD domain-containing protein — protein sequence MLEKLFLEMIAYYSGDPKRIQHFTKVHSYAKLIGEREQLSPEELYILEAAAYTHDIGIKPAEEKYGSSEGKLQEQEGPAVARGMLMRLGFAENVIERVCYLIGHHHTYTGIEGRDYQILVEADFLVNLYEDGRTDGDGGFVPDKAAVETAYQRIFATETGKWICRSMFALGGVS from the coding sequence ATGTTAGAGAAACTTTTTTTGGAAATGATCGCATATTACAGCGGAGACCCGAAACGGATCCAGCATTTTACAAAGGTACACAGCTATGCAAAGCTGATCGGGGAGCGCGAACAGCTTTCGCCGGAGGAACTCTATATTCTGGAAGCAGCTGCATACACGCACGATATCGGCATCAAGCCGGCGGAGGAGAAGTATGGAAGCAGTGAGGGAAAGCTGCAGGAGCAGGAAGGCCCTGCGGTGGCACGCGGGATGCTGATGCGGCTGGGCTTTGCGGAGAATGTGATTGAGCGCGTCTGCTATCTGATCGGACATCACCACACCTACACGGGCATAGAGGGCAGAGACTATCAGATTCTGGTGGAGGCGGATTTTCTGGTGAATTTGTATGAGGACGGCAGAACGGACGGAGACGGCGGGTTTGTGCCGGATAAAGCGGCTGTAGAGACGGCATATCAGAGGATTTTTGCGACGGAGACCGGAAAATGGATCTGCCGGAGCATGTTTGCACTTGGAGGTGTGTCATGA
- a CDS encoding GDSL-type esterase/lipase family protein → MNDTKWVSMWGNAMSIAEHHPEGYAKDLTLRYPVYAPFSGSALRFTLDNYCGKEPVTIHRATVAVCDSDLTGKVPLSCPLAAGTIRDITFDGSHSVTLAAGASAASDALSFPVSAGQTLCVSLYFDGYTAMQSAVLITGPLSRGYFSYGDQTHSEALPLATSKATNWFYFLSNIDILTKEDCHAIICYGDSITAQAWPDYLTLRLIEEGHNHTSVIRRAASGTRILRQYDCITYDSYGLKGTNRFAHEIPTAGADTVIIQQGINDIIHPVGTDVNPFRPMSDLPTAAELIDGLKWYIEEARKLHDSVYLGTLLPIYGWRTYAPFREELRGAVNDWIRSNHESDGCIDFDQALRAADDPRSFAEGYDSGDHLHPSNPAYKKMADTVPATLLR, encoded by the coding sequence ATGAATGATACAAAATGGGTCTCCATGTGGGGCAATGCCATGTCCATCGCAGAACATCATCCGGAAGGCTACGCAAAAGATCTGACGCTGCGCTATCCGGTCTATGCACCTTTTTCCGGAAGCGCACTCCGCTTCACGCTCGACAACTACTGCGGAAAGGAACCTGTCACCATCCACCGGGCAACGGTGGCGGTGTGTGATTCCGATCTCACCGGGAAAGTTCCTCTTTCCTGTCCGCTTGCTGCAGGCACCATCCGCGATATTACCTTTGACGGCAGCCATTCCGTCACACTGGCAGCGGGTGCATCCGCCGCGAGCGATGCACTCTCCTTTCCGGTATCTGCCGGTCAGACGCTCTGCGTCAGCCTGTATTTTGACGGCTACACTGCCATGCAGTCCGCCGTGCTGATCACAGGTCCATTGTCCCGCGGCTATTTTTCCTACGGCGACCAGACGCACAGCGAAGCGCTGCCCCTTGCCACCTCCAAGGCGACAAACTGGTTCTATTTTCTTAGCAACATCGATATTCTGACAAAGGAAGATTGTCATGCCATTATCTGCTACGGAGATTCCATCACCGCACAGGCATGGCCGGACTATCTGACGCTGCGCCTCATCGAAGAAGGGCACAACCATACCTCGGTGATCCGCCGTGCGGCAAGCGGTACGCGTATTCTGCGCCAGTACGACTGTATCACCTACGATTCCTACGGTCTTAAGGGAACCAACCGTTTTGCCCACGAAATTCCAACCGCCGGTGCGGATACCGTCATCATCCAGCAGGGCATCAATGACATCATCCATCCGGTCGGAACCGACGTCAATCCGTTCCGTCCCATGAGTGATCTGCCGACTGCCGCCGAACTGATCGACGGTCTGAAATGGTATATCGAGGAGGCCAGAAAGCTTCACGACAGCGTCTATCTCGGAACCCTTCTGCCGATTTACGGCTGGCGCACCTACGCACCGTTCCGCGAAGAGCTGCGCGGTGCCGTCAATGACTGGATCCGCTCCAACCACGAGAGCGACGGCTGTATCGATTTCGATCAGGCACTTCGTGCCGCCGATGATCCGCGCTCTTTCGCGGAAGGATATGACAGCGGCGATCATCTGCATCCGAGCAATCCTGCATATAAAAAAATGGCAGACACAGTGCCTGCCACTTTATTGCGCTAA
- the udk gene encoding uridine kinase yields MNTILIGIAGGTGSGKTTLADKLIDSFGDDEVSILRHDNYYKRHDDMCYEERSKLNYDHPDAFDTALLCEHICKLKAGEQIYMPVYDYSIHNRSEETILVKPAPVIVLEGILIFAEPSLCDLMDIKVFVDTDADVRILRRIIRDVKERGRSLDSVITQYLTTVKPMHEQFVEPSKRRADIIIPEGGENIVALDMLIERVRKHLKNK; encoded by the coding sequence ATGAATACAATTTTGATTGGAATTGCAGGAGGCACCGGAAGCGGCAAGACAACACTTGCCGACAAACTGATCGACAGCTTTGGCGATGATGAGGTGAGTATTCTGCGTCATGATAACTACTATAAACGCCATGACGACATGTGTTATGAGGAACGGTCGAAGTTAAACTATGATCATCCGGATGCGTTTGATACAGCACTGTTGTGTGAACATATCTGTAAGCTGAAAGCGGGAGAGCAGATTTATATGCCAGTCTATGACTACTCGATACATAATCGTTCCGAGGAGACCATTCTGGTAAAACCTGCACCGGTGATTGTGCTGGAGGGCATTCTCATTTTTGCTGAGCCGAGTCTCTGTGATCTTATGGATATCAAGGTATTTGTGGATACAGATGCGGATGTGCGGATTCTGCGGCGGATCATCCGTGATGTAAAGGAACGCGGGCGTTCGTTAGACAGCGTGATTACCCAGTATCTGACAACGGTAAAGCCGATGCATGAACAGTTTGTAGAACCGAGCAAGCGCCGGGCAGATATTATCATCCCGGAAGGGGGAGAAAATATCGTGGCGCTTGACATGCTGATTGAACGCGTACGCAAACATTTAAAGAATAAATAA
- the deoC gene encoding deoxyribose-phosphate aldolase: MISSKYFDHTILKAEATETQVAKICDEALANDFASVCVNQYYTRFVAEKLKGSDVKVCTVVGFPLGMSDTGVKAFETKAAIEDGAQEIDMVINVGALKDKKYDYVKNDIHTLKEVCGSDIVLKVIIETCLLTDEEKVKACELAKEAGADFVKTSTGFSTGGAKAEDVALMRKTVGDDMGVKASGGIHTAEEAQAMIDAGASRLGTSATLAIIGK, encoded by the coding sequence ATGATTTCAAGCAAATATTTTGACCATACTATTTTAAAGGCAGAGGCGACGGAGACACAGGTGGCAAAGATCTGTGATGAGGCGCTTGCCAATGATTTCGCATCCGTGTGCGTGAACCAGTATTACACCCGTTTTGTGGCAGAGAAGTTAAAAGGTTCTGACGTGAAGGTGTGCACAGTGGTAGGTTTCCCTCTGGGAATGTCCGACACCGGTGTGAAGGCATTCGAGACGAAGGCTGCCATCGAGGACGGCGCACAGGAGATCGATATGGTAATCAATGTCGGCGCATTGAAAGACAAGAAGTATGACTATGTAAAAAATGATATTCATACCTTAAAAGAAGTCTGTGGCAGCGATATTGTCTTAAAGGTCATCATCGAGACCTGTCTTCTGACAGACGAGGAAAAGGTGAAGGCATGTGAGCTGGCAAAAGAAGCAGGAGCTGATTTCGTAAAGACTTCCACCGGATTTTCCACCGGAGGGGCAAAGGCGGAAGATGTCGCACTGATGAGAAAAACCGTGGGCGATGATATGGGTGTGAAGGCATCCGGCGGAATTCACACGGCAGAGGAAGCACAGGCAATGATCGATGCCGGAGCAAGCCGCCTTGGAACGAGCGCTACACTTGCTATCATTGGGAAATAG
- a CDS encoding ABC transporter permease produces MFLLIKFTLLYAVVLMLVALGGMFSERSGVINIALEGIMAIGGLAGVFVLALCGDSLPSGVLVAVSILASAVAGILYSLLLGFSAITLKADQTIGGTALNMLATAVAIVAVKAFNNSSAAGNGAASAKLSYSNKAFIYKIGPLTINIFLIIGIIILIVSYVFLFKTKWGLRLRACGEHPQAADSVGINVYQWRYTGVMISGALGGIGGFAYIVPSVTTWNFEVGVAGAGFLALAVMIFGQWKPFNIAGAAVFFAVFRSLANIADSTVLANLGLSKNIYSMMPFIASMIILAFTSKNSQAPKAEGIPYDKGAR; encoded by the coding sequence ATGTTCTTACTGATTAAGTTTACATTACTCTATGCGGTAGTATTGATGCTGGTGGCGCTTGGCGGTATGTTCTCGGAGCGAAGCGGTGTAATCAACATTGCACTTGAAGGTATCATGGCAATCGGCGGTCTGGCGGGCGTTTTCGTCCTGGCACTCTGCGGGGATTCCCTTCCGTCCGGCGTGCTGGTGGCGGTGTCCATCCTGGCAAGTGCGGTAGCGGGAATTCTCTATTCCCTTCTGCTCGGATTTTCCGCCATCACGTTAAAGGCGGATCAGACAATCGGCGGAACGGCTTTAAATATGCTTGCCACAGCGGTGGCGATCGTAGCGGTAAAAGCGTTCAACAACTCCTCGGCAGCGGGAAACGGTGCGGCTTCCGCAAAGCTTTCCTACAGCAACAAGGCATTTATCTATAAAATCGGACCGCTCACGATCAACATTTTCCTGATTATCGGAATTATCATTCTGATTGTAAGCTATGTATTTTTGTTCAAGACCAAATGGGGCTTACGTCTGCGCGCGTGCGGTGAACATCCGCAGGCAGCCGATTCGGTCGGTATCAATGTGTATCAGTGGAGATATACCGGTGTCATGATCTCGGGTGCACTCGGCGGAATCGGAGGCTTCGCCTACATCGTTCCATCCGTTACCACCTGGAACTTTGAGGTCGGCGTAGCGGGAGCCGGTTTCCTCGCCTTGGCAGTTATGATTTTCGGACAGTGGAAGCCGTTCAACATTGCGGGCGCAGCCGTGTTCTTTGCGGTATTCCGTTCCCTGGCGAACATCGCGGATTCCACCGTGCTTGCAAACCTCGGATTGTCCAAGAATATCTACAGCATGATGCCGTTTATCGCATCCATGATTATTCTTGCGTTTACATCCAAGAATTCCCAGGCACCGAAAGCGGAGGGTATTCCGTATGATAAGGGTGCCAGATAG
- a CDS encoding ABC transporter permease: protein MSEKTKDVLLSIFASLLCIVIGLLVGLIILYCINAENALDGFSRIIKGGFYLKPKGIGSEIAQATPLIMTGLSVAFAFKTGLFNIGAAGQYTLGVFGALYFALILQMPWYVCLLAAMVCGAIWGAVPGIFKAYFNVNEVITSIMFNWIGLYLVNELMYSTVSGMYDQKTTRTYKLSSAAPQSLIPDCGMSAVFKTSSTTIAIFIAMAIAIIMYVVLNKTTFGYELKACGFNKDAAKYAGINEKRNIVLSMTISGALAGIGAGLYYLSGASEWNPQVSTALPAIGFNGIPVALLALSNPIGVVFAAIFVAHISVGGAYLPTKYYQPEIADLIVAVIIYLCAFVMLFKSVVVSKLSRKKAKKEDVK from the coding sequence ATGAGTGAAAAGACAAAGGATGTCCTATTGTCCATCTTTGCATCGCTTCTTTGCATTGTGATCGGACTTCTCGTGGGACTTATCATACTTTATTGTATCAATGCAGAGAATGCATTGGATGGTTTTTCAAGAATTATCAAGGGTGGCTTTTACCTCAAACCAAAGGGAATCGGAAGTGAGATTGCGCAGGCGACACCGCTGATCATGACGGGTCTTTCCGTTGCGTTTGCTTTTAAGACGGGACTGTTCAACATCGGTGCGGCAGGCCAGTATACCTTGGGCGTGTTCGGTGCATTGTATTTTGCACTGATTCTGCAGATGCCGTGGTATGTATGTCTTCTGGCAGCAATGGTCTGCGGAGCCATCTGGGGTGCTGTTCCGGGAATTTTCAAGGCGTACTTTAATGTCAATGAGGTTATCACCTCCATCATGTTTAACTGGATCGGTTTATATCTGGTGAACGAGCTGATGTACAGCACGGTATCCGGAATGTACGACCAGAAGACGACGCGTACTTACAAGCTGAGTTCCGCAGCACCGCAGTCATTGATTCCAGATTGCGGCATGAGCGCTGTTTTTAAGACAAGCTCGACCACGATTGCCATTTTTATCGCGATGGCGATCGCAATTATCATGTATGTGGTACTCAATAAGACCACATTCGGTTATGAGTTAAAAGCCTGTGGCTTTAACAAAGACGCCGCAAAATATGCGGGCATCAATGAAAAACGCAACATTGTGCTTTCCATGACAATCTCCGGCGCACTTGCAGGTATCGGTGCGGGACTTTACTATCTGTCCGGTGCATCCGAGTGGAATCCGCAGGTGTCCACAGCGCTTCCGGCGATCGGTTTCAACGGTATCCCGGTAGCACTTTTGGCGCTGAGCAATCCGATCGGCGTGGTATTTGCAGCAATCTTTGTCGCACATATCTCCGTGGGAGGCGCGTATCTACCAACCAAGTATTATCAGCCGGAGATTGCGGATCTGATCGTGGCAGTCATCATTTACCTGTGTGCGTTTGTTATGCTCTTTAAGAGCGTGGTCGTATCGAAGCTCAGCAGGAAAAAAGCGAAGAAGGAGGATGTGAAATAA